A stretch of Spirosoma oryzicola DNA encodes these proteins:
- a CDS encoding molybdopterin-dependent oxidoreductase: MTIPNKPAPNEPQLPQEDVPESAVRRRMLKAFGWFSVAAAVPFVSYNWITRSPKAMGMLKPLRDVLNTNETIARTYFSDTHLIRTFAVDDAAKKARVNGYDGLKSPIPEDWKLQIDVPGKQPLALTIDDIKALPKQEIVYEFKCIEGWSQIQHWGGVRLSDFLEKYKLGTRSGNAPSPDNTDDLFNYIGLETPDKGYYVGIDIESALHPQTLLAYELNGQPINSQHGAPLRLIIPVKYGVKNLKRIGRMFFADERPRDFWAERGYDYYVGL, translated from the coding sequence ATGACTATACCGAATAAACCCGCTCCAAACGAACCGCAACTGCCGCAGGAAGATGTTCCAGAATCAGCCGTTCGCCGACGGATGCTAAAAGCGTTCGGGTGGTTTTCTGTTGCCGCAGCCGTTCCTTTCGTTTCGTATAACTGGATAACGCGCAGCCCCAAAGCAATGGGTATGCTTAAACCTTTGCGGGATGTCCTGAACACCAACGAGACGATTGCGCGTACGTACTTTAGCGACACGCATCTAATCCGCACGTTTGCCGTTGACGATGCCGCCAAAAAAGCCCGCGTAAATGGTTACGACGGCTTGAAATCGCCGATTCCGGAAGACTGGAAACTTCAGATCGATGTTCCGGGAAAGCAACCGTTGGCATTGACTATTGACGACATCAAAGCATTACCCAAACAGGAGATTGTCTACGAATTCAAATGCATCGAAGGCTGGAGTCAGATCCAGCATTGGGGCGGAGTTCGTTTGTCTGATTTTCTGGAAAAATACAAGCTCGGAACGCGCAGCGGCAACGCTCCCTCTCCCGACAACACGGATGATCTGTTTAACTACATCGGTTTGGAAACGCCCGATAAAGGGTATTATGTCGGTATCGATATAGAGAGTGCGCTCCACCCACAGACACTGCTCGCTTACGAATTGAACGGGCAACCGATCAATAGTCAGCACGGTGCTCCGCTTCGTCTGATTATTCCGGTAAAATACGGCGTCAAAAATCTCAAGCGTATCGGTCGGATGTTCTTCGCGGATGAACGCCCGCGCGACTTCTGGGCCGAACGCGGCTACGATTATTATGTTGGTTTGTAA
- a CDS encoding GtrA family protein, translated as MNSQLFNKRDLIAYFIVAAIGASLQLIVGTLLQEWFPVTYEQALLAGYVSSFFIGFYLTKLFAFNAKNSAKTRREIAKFTLVSILSCIITVYGSSLLYQFSTERMEAILFTIPFSVKVVNINKLASHTAGMGLSFISNYVLHKQFTFRNTGFYDKLKRLMNL; from the coding sequence ATGAATAGTCAACTATTCAACAAAAGAGATCTCATTGCTTATTTTATTGTCGCGGCCATTGGTGCTTCGTTGCAGCTGATAGTCGGCACATTACTTCAGGAGTGGTTTCCCGTTACCTACGAACAGGCGCTGTTAGCCGGTTATGTCTCTTCTTTTTTCATTGGATTTTATCTCACCAAGCTCTTTGCGTTCAACGCAAAAAACTCGGCGAAGACCCGGCGCGAAATTGCCAAATTCACGCTAGTTTCGATACTGTCCTGTATCATAACCGTCTACGGATCCTCGCTGCTTTATCAGTTCTCGACCGAAAGGATGGAAGCGATTCTATTCACAATTCCTTTCTCCGTCAAAGTGGTGAACATCAATAAGCTGGCTTCGCACACGGCGGGCATGGGACTAAGCTTTATCAGCAATTATGTCCTGCACAAACAGTTTACCTTTCGAAACACAGGCTTTTATGATAAGCTAAAGCGGCTGATGAACCTGTAA
- a CDS encoding antibiotic biosynthesis monooxygenase encodes MTTISILANVQIRDYEQFMTVFTTNGKAARQRHGCQRAQVFTLPAPEQLVILFDWSSRADFEGFLADQTVKETMQASGTVGPPTFTFLTKTAELPA; translated from the coding sequence ATGACCACGATCTCTATTTTAGCGAACGTCCAGATTCGGGACTATGAACAATTTATGACCGTTTTTACGACAAACGGGAAAGCTGCTCGGCAGCGCCACGGCTGCCAACGTGCGCAGGTGTTTACACTGCCGGCGCCAGAGCAGCTTGTTATTCTATTCGACTGGTCTTCGCGGGCCGATTTCGAAGGATTCTTGGCTGATCAAACGGTTAAAGAAACAATGCAGGCCAGTGGTACAGTGGGACCGCCTACGTTTACGTTTTTGACCAAGACCGCTGAACTGCCCGCCTAA